Within Spinacia oleracea cultivar Varoflay chromosome 4, BTI_SOV_V1, whole genome shotgun sequence, the genomic segment CTGAAAGGTAAAAGACTAATGTATACTAGTAACTGCACGGTATGGGAACAATGTCTGCACAAGTTCCATATAGTACTAATTCACTTAGGTGTTTTAGTCTCATTGAAAGAATGCTTAAACTCTCAATGTCACACCTAAGTCTTAACCTTATTTGGAAAGTTAGAGTCTTACTTGAGGATAATATTTAAAGAGGTTAAGTTGCATTATAACCCTCATGATTGTAAAGATAATTAATGATCTTGAGATTATCTCATCCTGGTTGCCATAAGTTATTTTGGCGGAATTCTATCTCTTAAGAGTCCTAACTCGTGTAAAGTTAGAGTCTAGGGTTTTTAGGTTAAACCGTCAGACTCACTATAAATAAACCCTCAAGTTCTTCTCATAAGATTATCAGATCAACTTATTAGCAAAAATCGGAGCATTCAGATATCATCTTTAAGCTTTGCATTAGAGtatgttcctgttcccatattgAGCAGTACAAAGTTACTTGGTCTTATATCTTGCGtttattttagttaatattttttttttctaaacaaAAGTTGAATTGATGTATGTTAAGtgagcctgagtcaggcttacagTGCAAGAGTGAAGATCTCCAAAGAGATTTGTGAGTTGGAACAATTGAGGAACTGTTTCATAGGGAAGGAACAAATTTAGGGATTGTTCCTAGTCATCTCTAATCAGTGAGGATCTACAGATTGTGGCCCTGGTAGAATTAGGTTTGTAAACTGAGtcgttttgcctaattagtgaaaGTGTTTTTAAGTCCCTACAGGGCCGTGGTTTTTCCCTccttattgggcctagagagttttccacgctaaatcttgcttgcatTACTTACAGTTTTGCGTTTCATATtgctttaagttattaaaattgtaaaagttcaattcacccccccctttTATGGAACTCCGTAaaactaacaattggtatcagagctagAATCCTCTATCGCAGGTAACTCTCACTAGAAAAAGGTTCTGGAACAATGAACACTACGGAGAAACTAGAAGAGGGATACTCTACTCAAAGACCACCTATGTTTAGTGGAAAATACTACTCTTACTGGCGAAACAGGATGAAAATATTCATCAAGGTTGAGAATTATCAAGTATGGAGAGTGATCGAAGTAGGAGAATTTCAAGTCACAAAGTTGAACACCTCTGGAGAGACTGTGTCCCAAACCAGTGGCAGAGTTTGACAAATCTGACTACGAGAAACTAGAACTCAATGCCATGGCAGTTAAAATTCTGCATTGTGGTTTGGGTCCCAACGAACACAACCGAGTGATGGGCTGCAAAAATGCCAAACAAATCTGGGATCTTCTCCAAGTCACTCATGAAGGGAAAAATGAAgtcaaaagataaaaaaaaaatcgatttcgTGATGCACCAGTATGAATTGTTCTCCATGAAAGCTAATCCAAGATATAATAACTTGGTTTACTAACATTATAAAGGAGTTGAACTCCTTTGAAAAATGCATCACCTCCGAAGAACAAGTAAGAAAGGTTCTCAGAAGTCCTCCCCAAGCTAGACCCGTGGATGGCAAAGATCACAGCACTCCAAGAAACCAAGGACTTCACAAAATTCAACATGGAACAGCTCGTTGGATCACTCCTGACCCATGAACTACAACTGAATGCCAGACCCTCAGAAACTCCAATTAATAGAGCTCTTGCTCTTAAGACTAAAAATGATGAGAACTCTAAGGATGATGAGGAAACTGCCCTATTTGCCAGAAGATTTAGAAGAATGTTCAGAAACTTCAAAGATGGAGAACCAAGGGACAAACCTAACAGAAAATTCCCCAAGGCAGACTCAGGTTGCCATAAATGTGGAAACCTAGAACATCGGATCACAGAATGCCCTTTCTGGGAACAAGAAAGAGGAAAGGGTAAAGAACCATCTAAAGACAAGTATAGTGAAAACTGgaacacattttctaaaaccGAAGTCAGAAAAGAAATGATAGCAGCATGGGGGGACTCTTCTTCAGACGAAGAgcaggaacaaccaaatgaagaaaaagCTCACATGTGCCTAGTAGCCAAAAGTGAAAACGATGGTTCTGACTCAGAATCTGACAAGTTCCAGGCAAGTCTTGCTCAAATTCACAATAGGCTTGAATCTTTATCTAAACTAGAACTCTTTGATTTACTCTCGTGTCTAACTAGAGACTATGAGGACCTCCTAAAAGAAAAACAAGACTCTAAACAGAAATTCCAAAAGAGATCAAAGATCTCACTTAAGAACTTGAATGGACCAAAGACACTAACATAGACATAGAAAAACTCTTCTTTAATCTCTTTAACCCGAATCTCTTCATAAAAGAAACATGTGAGGCTTTACGAAGTGAAAACACTTGGCTAAAACAAGAACTGACAAATCTAGAGATAGTAAAAACCAAAAACCTCTATAAAGAGGAACTGGAAAAGACCCAACTAGAATTAGTCAAGGTACACCAAGAAAAGACCAACCTAGAAGGAGAAATCGAAAGAAATAACAAACACATAATTGAAGGCACTCCAAAGTGGATCAAGGAAGCCAGAACCAAACGAATAGAAGGGTTAGGATTCAATCACAAAAAACACACTCCTAGGAAAACCCGAGTAGATCTCTATAACGATATCATATGCACCTTTTGTGGCCATGTAGGACATTATAGAGCCTTGTGtcctaaaaataaagaaagaatGGAAAGAAACATTAACCATATCAACACTAAATGGTTAAAGAAAACTGATTTAATTCCAATCAAGGAACCCAAGCTATGCTGGGTTCCTAAGAATTCCAACTAACAAATTTGTGCAGGTCGAAGTGAGGGGGAAAAACACATGGTACCTAGACAGTggttgttccaaacacatgaaaAGAGATATAAACATATTTTTCTCACTCACGACCTACGAAGGTGGAACGGTGACTTTCGGAGATAACAAGAAAGGTAACATTATTGCCATTGGCAAGGTCGGTAAGTCAAAATCTCATTCCATCGATAATGTACTTTTAGTTGAAGGTCTAGGACATAGTCTAATAAGTATCTCTCAATTTGTGGTAAGGGAAACTATGCGAAATTCTCTTCTGATAAATGATACATCATACACAGTAAAACTGAGACAGTGATTTTGGAGGGACATAGA encodes:
- the LOC130471971 gene encoding uncharacterized protein, whose protein sequence is MAKITALQETKDFTKFNMEQLVGSLLTHELQLNARPSETPINRALALKTKNDENSKDDEETALFARRFRRMFRNFKDGEPRDKPNRKFPKADSGCHKCGNLEHRITECPFWEQERGKGKEPSKDKYSENWNTFSKTEVRKEMIAAWGDSSSDEEQEQPNEEKAHMCLVAKSENDGSDSESDKFQVEVRGKNTWYLDSGCSKHMKRDINIFFSLTTYEGGTVTFGDNKKGNIIAIGKVGKSKSHSIDNVLLVEGLGHSLISISQFVVRETMRNSLLINDTSYTVKLRQ